In a genomic window of Tissierella sp. Yu-01:
- a CDS encoding copper amine oxidase N-terminal domain-containing protein: MKRIRDIIMGLLMGVILTTSIAFAAGTMIEVSFTDLTYIFNGTKKEPPSGQRGFIYKDTTYVPLRFVAESLGEEVGWDGDTKTIHVGLAPVDPRSNVLEELNVYVHNVYTKNGETYMTVEEIDWLGLDDVERLSELGLGEEDLPNGYHLDPSGVRKEYLVSNKATVKVYDFSSLDDNNPWKVESLNKHEFYQMYPYEITISGGVITEIVQNYIP; this comes from the coding sequence TTGAAAAGAATAAGAGATATAATAATGGGTTTGCTAATGGGGGTAATATTAACTACAAGTATTGCATTTGCAGCAGGTACAATGATAGAAGTAAGTTTTACAGATCTTACTTACATATTTAATGGAACTAAAAAGGAGCCACCTTCAGGACAAAGAGGATTTATATATAAGGATACAACTTATGTGCCATTGAGGTTTGTAGCAGAATCCTTAGGAGAAGAGGTAGGCTGGGATGGGGACACCAAGACTATCCATGTAGGGCTAGCGCCAGTTGACCCAAGAAGTAATGTACTTGAAGAACTTAATGTATATGTACATAACGTGTATACAAAAAACGGAGAAACTTATATGACTGTGGAAGAAATAGATTGGTTAGGACTTGATGATGTAGAAAGGTTAAGTGAATTAGGACTTGGAGAGGAAGATTTACCAAATGGTTACCATCTAGATCCAAGCGGAGTAAGGAAGGAATATTTAGTTTCTAACAAAGCTACTGTAAAAGTGTATGATTTTAGTTCCTTAGACGATAATAATCCATGGAAAGTAGAATCTTTGAACAAACATGAATTTTATCAAATGTATCCTTATGAAATAACTATTTCAGGTGGAGTTATTACTGAAATAGTTCAAAATTATATACCATAA